In Myxococcales bacterium, the following proteins share a genomic window:
- a CDS encoding fibronectin type III domain-containing protein, producing the protein MKRLLPLLFLATACGDNGALPGPAPTNPLVAETLTGRLVSPTQIDLSWTSESEGQTGAIIERRGPHDAGFTQIATVGANVTTYSDTDLVGGMLRYRVLTISEAGQSPRSNVAEVAVPLAAQTATLSSDVATHEVTVTSQPENFNLSGSVREFITFAPGAPLGLALRVQNSTGRPVFNLKAVVTSVSDGMSKIGIGAHGNFAGSPFIHFGNAGIDIGATRTQYLGISGYDDTATSIDLEITLVDSPVVLTTDSYSGGNLYASDLSGVGFVTELDINQFTFGGKDGNSNTMRGVVSPDGRYAYYGLRNQPAVLVVDLTTLTPMVGPSLVGTELAHDTTGAVGMTRAVTMSPDGMYLYVTLMTEMHAYECSTSSYDGTEQGDIKDPASIGTIEVVKLDRATLAEVDRAVLLTGVSEAQGRELTLSADGSRGAIAIKVNDEGYGVPAEQVHGRFFVINTSDMSIVDGDDAADFQSFDVSAYSAKVYAATISPDGTSVYVLTTSDDSPLVNVEIATGTATPVDGHGLSGDLYTKNLTFGPDGRLYWMDYYVGGHIFAPGASATEGTWTHGLDTNVRDIAFIPSTLQYVHFLFNDSSAKVYDLATDALVNSESDDEAARWIGNLAAHSSLVTPF; encoded by the coding sequence ATGAAGCGCTTGCTCCCTCTATTATTTCTTGCGACGGCCTGTGGTGATAACGGTGCACTCCCTGGCCCGGCCCCCACAAATCCCTTGGTGGCGGAAACCCTCACCGGCCGGCTCGTCTCGCCGACCCAGATCGACCTCTCGTGGACGTCGGAGTCCGAGGGCCAAACTGGTGCCATCATTGAGCGCCGTGGCCCGCACGACGCTGGTTTCACTCAGATCGCCACGGTTGGCGCCAATGTCACCACCTATTCGGACACGGACCTGGTCGGCGGCATGCTGCGCTATCGCGTCCTTACCATTTCCGAGGCGGGGCAATCGCCGCGTTCTAATGTAGCCGAAGTGGCGGTGCCGCTGGCCGCGCAGACGGCGACGCTCTCGAGTGACGTCGCGACGCATGAGGTGACGGTCACATCGCAACCCGAGAACTTTAATTTGTCGGGCTCGGTTCGCGAATTTATTACGTTCGCGCCTGGCGCGCCCCTGGGCCTCGCACTGCGCGTGCAAAACAGCACGGGGCGCCCGGTTTTTAACTTGAAAGCGGTGGTCACGTCAGTTTCGGATGGCATGAGCAAGATTGGCATCGGCGCACATGGCAACTTTGCCGGCAGCCCGTTTATCCATTTTGGCAACGCGGGTATCGACATCGGCGCCACGCGTACCCAATACCTTGGCATCTCAGGCTACGACGACACCGCAACCTCGATCGATCTCGAAATCACGCTGGTCGATAGCCCGGTCGTTCTAACCACCGACTCTTACTCCGGTGGCAATCTCTACGCCAGCGACCTTAGCGGCGTGGGCTTTGTGACAGAACTCGACATCAATCAATTTACGTTTGGCGGCAAAGATGGCAACAGCAATACAATGCGAGGCGTCGTTTCGCCTGACGGGCGCTACGCTTATTACGGCCTGCGCAACCAACCCGCGGTCTTGGTCGTCGATTTGACGACGTTGACGCCGATGGTGGGCCCGAGCCTCGTGGGCACGGAGCTGGCGCATGACACGACCGGCGCCGTGGGCATGACCCGTGCGGTGACGATGTCGCCCGACGGCATGTACCTGTACGTCACGCTGATGACGGAAATGCATGCGTATGAGTGCTCGACGTCCTCATACGACGGCACTGAGCAAGGCGATATTAAGGACCCGGCAAGCATCGGGACCATTGAGGTCGTCAAGCTCGATCGCGCCACCCTGGCCGAAGTCGACCGCGCGGTGCTCCTCACCGGCGTCAGCGAGGCGCAGGGCCGCGAGCTGACCTTGTCGGCCGATGGTAGCCGCGGCGCGATTGCTATCAAGGTCAATGACGAAGGGTATGGCGTGCCGGCCGAGCAGGTGCACGGCCGCTTTTTTGTCATCAACACCAGCGACATGTCGATCGTCGACGGCGACGACGCCGCAGATTTTCAGTCCTTTGACGTATCGGCCTACAGCGCCAAAGTCTACGCGGCGACCATCTCGCCCGATGGCACGTCGGTGTACGTCCTGACCACGAGCGACGACTCACCGTTGGTGAATGTCGAAATTGCGACCGGGACCGCGACACCTGTCGATGGTCACGGACTAAGTGGCGATCTGTACACGAAGAATCTGACCTTTGGCCCTGATGGCCGCCTCTACTGGATGGACTATTACGTTGGTGGCCATATCTTTGCTCCTGGCGCCTCGGCAACCGAGGGCACCTGGACGCATGGCCTTGATACCAACGTGCGCGACATCGCCTTCATCCCCTCGACGCTTCAGTACGTGCATTTTCTGTTCAACGACAGCTCCGCCAAGGTCTATGACCTTGCGACGGATGCCTTGGTTAACAGCGAGTCTGACGATGAAGCGGCGCGTTGGATTGGGAACTTGGCAGCGCACTCGTCCTTAGTAACGCCGTTCTAG
- a CDS encoding T9SS C-terminal target domain-containing protein: MTTLPRLTVLFATTLAVAASCATKSTPGPAPFPPPAAGAFAVTLTPVPLAGLPALQSYVLGEAGGKWLLLGGRKDGLHKRRPFEAFLAADNNTTAYVVDPVASTVWSQSVTSLAPSLASQLQSTNMEFVQRDDTLYIIGGYGYDAEAGDHMTHPYLTAIDVPAAIDAIIAGDPLAPHVRQLADERMAVTGGYLGEQDDVFYLAGGQRFTGRYNPMGPSHGPGFTQAYTDEIRRFGISDDGTTLTITGYAAWHDAAALHRRDYNLVPQIFPDGRHGFTMFSGVFQQDRDVPWLTAVDFDAEGYQLVPGFEQLLSHYHSAHAPLHDAQRGEMHTLFFGGMAQFFYDADGTLTEDSAVPFVNTISMVTRGADGSMREFVIGEMPALLGASAEFVPNPDLAGTARGIIAVPALPLPPAGLELGYIVGGIESSAPNVFFSDVVDASIASSRLFRVTLTSAP, encoded by the coding sequence ATGACAACGCTCCCACGACTCACCGTTTTGTTCGCGACCACGTTGGCCGTTGCCGCAAGCTGCGCAACAAAATCCACCCCCGGGCCCGCGCCGTTTCCGCCGCCCGCCGCCGGCGCCTTTGCGGTTACGCTAACCCCGGTACCGCTCGCCGGCCTGCCGGCGTTGCAGTCCTATGTCCTGGGCGAGGCTGGCGGCAAATGGCTCTTGCTCGGCGGCCGCAAAGACGGCTTGCACAAGCGGCGGCCGTTCGAGGCCTTTCTCGCCGCCGACAACAACACCACCGCCTACGTCGTCGACCCCGTGGCGTCGACGGTGTGGTCGCAGTCGGTCACCTCGCTGGCGCCGTCGCTGGCGTCGCAGCTGCAGTCGACCAATATGGAGTTCGTCCAGCGCGACGACACGCTGTACATCATCGGCGGCTATGGCTACGACGCCGAGGCAGGCGATCACATGACTCATCCCTACCTCACCGCGATCGACGTGCCCGCGGCCATCGACGCCATCATCGCTGGCGACCCGCTGGCGCCGCACGTGCGCCAACTCGCCGACGAACGCATGGCGGTGACCGGCGGCTATCTCGGCGAGCAGGATGACGTGTTTTATCTCGCCGGCGGCCAGCGCTTTACCGGCCGCTATAACCCTATGGGACCCAGCCACGGGCCAGGCTTTACCCAAGCGTATACCGATGAGATTCGCCGATTTGGCATTAGCGACGATGGTACAACGCTCACCATCACGGGCTACGCCGCCTGGCACGACGCGGCCGCGCTGCATCGCCGCGACTACAACCTGGTTCCGCAAATCTTTCCCGACGGCCGCCACGGCTTCACCATGTTCTCCGGCGTCTTTCAACAAGACCGCGACGTGCCATGGCTGACCGCGGTCGACTTCGACGCCGAGGGCTATCAGCTCGTGCCCGGCTTTGAGCAACTGCTCAGCCACTACCACAGCGCGCATGCGCCGCTGCACGACGCGCAGCGTGGCGAGATGCACACCCTGTTCTTTGGCGGCATGGCGCAGTTTTTTTACGACGCCGACGGCACGCTCACGGAAGATTCGGCGGTGCCCTTTGTCAACACCATCAGCATGGTGACGCGCGGGGCTGATGGCAGCATGCGCGAGTTTGTCATTGGCGAGATGCCGGCGCTGCTCGGTGCCAGCGCGGAATTTGTACCCAATCCTGATCTAGCTGGTACCGCGCGCGGCATCATCGCCGTGCCTGCGCTGCCGCTGCCACCGGCCGGCCTCGAGCTTGGCTACATCGTCGGCGGCATCGAGAGCTCGGCGCCAAACGTTTTCTTCAGCGACGTCGTCGACGCCAGCATCGCGTCATCGCGCCTTTTTCGCGTCACGCTTACCAGCGCGCCGTAG
- a CDS encoding thiol reductase thioredoxin has translation MSTVEITAANFDQHVERPGILIIDFWAEWCGPCRAFAPVFEAAAARHPDITWGKCNTEAEPVLAGGLQIRSIPTLMVFRDDILLYAQPGLLPAAALDDLVAQVKALDMDEVRRTEAA, from the coding sequence ATGTCAACTGTTGAAATCACCGCCGCCAATTTTGACCAACACGTCGAACGCCCCGGCATCTTGATCATCGACTTTTGGGCCGAGTGGTGCGGGCCGTGTCGCGCGTTTGCCCCGGTGTTTGAGGCCGCGGCGGCGCGCCACCCCGACATTACGTGGGGCAAGTGCAATACCGAAGCCGAGCCGGTACTCGCGGGTGGCCTGCAGATCCGCTCGATTCCCACGCTCATGGTGTTTCGCGACGACATCTTGCTCTACGCGCAACCTGGGCTGCTGCCAGCGGCCGCACTCGACGACCTCGTGGCGCAGGTCAAGGCGCTCGATATGGATGAAGTTCGCCGCACCGAGGCGGCCTAA
- a CDS encoding sigma-70 family RNA polymerase sigma factor has product MKDVDSLNQQIAKAKAGDVAAMEQVLLALAPAMRRFGLHMCRHRQDAEDALQDALLAVARHLPTFDGRASLSSWAFAITRSACARHHRGDVPHAAAAVPAAEALGDLADASPSPEAQVADLELSRELSSALTHLPAEQREVVLLRDVEGLTAPEVAAALEISVEAVKSRLHRARAALREALQAAWGQPSRAPATAVSPPPSTCPDAVALWSQKLEGDLSARDCQTMEAHLTNCANCRATCDDLRKALGACQAAGDAAVSPAIIRRVRTALAAL; this is encoded by the coding sequence GTGAAGGACGTGGATTCGCTCAATCAACAAATCGCCAAGGCTAAGGCCGGGGATGTCGCGGCCATGGAGCAGGTCTTACTCGCGCTGGCGCCGGCGATGCGCCGCTTTGGCCTGCACATGTGCCGGCATCGGCAAGACGCCGAAGATGCGCTGCAAGACGCGCTTTTGGCAGTTGCACGCCATCTGCCGACTTTTGATGGCCGCGCGTCGCTGTCGAGCTGGGCATTTGCGATCACGCGTTCGGCGTGCGCGCGCCATCATCGCGGCGATGTGCCGCATGCGGCGGCGGCCGTGCCCGCGGCCGAGGCGTTGGGCGACCTCGCCGACGCCTCGCCATCACCCGAGGCGCAAGTGGCCGACCTCGAGCTATCGCGCGAGCTCAGCTCGGCGCTGACGCATTTGCCAGCGGAGCAACGCGAGGTGGTGTTGCTGCGCGATGTCGAGGGCCTGACCGCGCCCGAGGTTGCCGCGGCGCTTGAGATTTCGGTCGAAGCCGTCAAGAGCCGTTTGCATCGTGCGCGCGCCGCCTTGCGCGAGGCGTTGCAGGCAGCGTGGGGGCAGCCCTCACGCGCGCCGGCGACGGCCGTTTCGCCGCCGCCATCGACATGCCCCGACGCCGTCGCGCTGTGGTCGCAAAAACTCGAAGGCGATCTAAGCGCGCGCGATTGCCAAACCATGGAGGCGCACCTCACAAACTGCGCCAACTGCCGCGCGACCTGCGACGACTTGCGCAAGGCCCTCGGTGCCTGTCAGGCCGCGGGCGATGCCGCCGTCTCGCCGGCGATCATTCGTCGCGTGCGCACGGCCCTCGCCGCTCTCTAA
- a CDS encoding DUF1554 domain-containing protein produces MNTKPNYLHHAMLLFGLVLGLTSACGGSSATPPPPGELGDACSTGDACDSGFCVDDVCCDTACEDACGSCSAAATGGSDGTCAPKLVDAPCRAGVDTCDTVETCDGASFDCPTDGVEPTTSQACAPFACPGDGVACETTCATHADCAPGAMCDVATCVVAKRMFITSTTTTGSITSGALTGLAAADAICNNLAATANITGTYKAWLSSGTASAASRLTHFNGPYYRLDAGQPLLVATNWSDLIDGISVAIATDESGTIRGNEFVYTGTNGDGTASTATCVNWTSGSQTDTGTGGYSSSGTTAWTNDTTLSCQAAYRFYCVEQ; encoded by the coding sequence ATGAATACTAAGCCAAACTATCTACATCACGCCATGTTGCTCTTCGGCCTCGTGCTTGGCCTCACCAGTGCGTGCGGCGGCAGTTCCGCGACGCCGCCTCCGCCCGGCGAGCTTGGCGACGCCTGCAGCACGGGCGACGCCTGCGACAGCGGCTTTTGCGTCGACGACGTTTGCTGCGATACCGCCTGCGAAGACGCGTGCGGCAGCTGCAGCGCCGCTGCCACCGGCGGGAGCGATGGCACCTGTGCGCCCAAGCTAGTCGACGCTCCATGCCGTGCAGGGGTTGATACCTGCGACACCGTTGAGACGTGCGACGGCGCGTCGTTTGACTGCCCAACCGATGGCGTCGAACCAACCACCTCCCAGGCCTGCGCGCCATTTGCCTGCCCCGGCGACGGCGTCGCCTGCGAGACCACCTGCGCCACGCACGCTGACTGCGCGCCAGGTGCCATGTGCGACGTCGCGACCTGCGTCGTCGCCAAGCGCATGTTTATCACCAGCACGACGACGACTGGCAGCATTACGTCGGGCGCGCTCACGGGACTTGCCGCCGCCGATGCGATTTGCAACAACCTAGCCGCTACGGCGAATATCACTGGCACTTATAAGGCGTGGTTGTCTTCGGGCACCGCCTCGGCCGCCTCGCGCCTGACCCACTTTAATGGCCCGTACTATCGCCTCGATGCTGGCCAGCCGCTGCTAGTCGCGACCAACTGGAGCGATCTAATCGATGGCATCTCGGTTGCGATTGCGACCGATGAAAGCGGCACCATCAGGGGCAATGAATTCGTTTATACCGGCACTAACGGTGACGGCACGGCATCTACGGCAACCTGCGTCAACTGGACCTCGGGCTCGCAGACCGACACCGGCACCGGCGGCTACTCGTCATCAGGCACCACCGCGTGGACCAACGACACCACCCTCAGCTGCCAAGCCGCGTATCGCTTCTATTGCGTCGAGCAGTAG
- a CDS encoding glycosyltransferase, with protein MAKLLVYTSPARGHLYPLMPTLKAWQDRGHMVSVRTLAAEVDRMAAAGMSAAPIAPVIEAREIDDWQASSPPAALLAACRTFVDRGEHELADLRAAIDLEQPDVLYTDINCWGAAAVAEASRLPWAVFAPYFLPVRAPGAPPWGLGLSPMRGLFGRMRDGLLWAVVNKLYDRALPGLNRLRQTAGVPAFRHVAQFATNPRAIISYTAEPFEYARAWPEGVHLVGPGVWEPDASGAEASAEADRRPLVLVTCSTEFQNDGRIIEATLAALADEPVRVVATTASLDPATFRAPANARVERFLPHGPLLREAAVVVCHGGMGIAQKALAAGVPLCVMPFGRDQLEVARHVTHAGAGTRIAPKHGAPVKLRRAIYAAIECAPGARRVAEGFRKAGGPNAAVDVLEALAAKSK; from the coding sequence ATGGCCAAGTTGCTCGTTTACACCTCGCCCGCGCGAGGGCACCTATATCCCCTCATGCCGACGCTGAAGGCCTGGCAAGACCGCGGTCACATGGTCTCCGTCCGCACGCTCGCCGCCGAGGTCGATCGCATGGCCGCCGCGGGTATGAGCGCCGCGCCGATCGCGCCTGTGATTGAGGCGCGCGAAATCGACGATTGGCAAGCAAGCTCGCCGCCCGCCGCGCTGCTTGCCGCCTGCCGGACCTTTGTCGATCGAGGTGAGCACGAGCTCGCCGACCTGCGCGCTGCGATCGATCTCGAACAACCCGACGTTTTGTACACCGATATCAACTGCTGGGGCGCCGCCGCCGTTGCCGAGGCCTCGCGCCTGCCGTGGGCGGTGTTTGCGCCGTATTTCCTGCCGGTGCGCGCGCCCGGCGCCCCACCCTGGGGGCTTGGCCTTTCGCCGATGCGCGGCCTCTTCGGCCGGATGCGCGACGGCCTGCTGTGGGCGGTCGTCAACAAGCTGTACGACCGCGCGCTTCCCGGCCTCAATCGCTTGCGCCAAACCGCCGGCGTGCCGGCCTTTCGTCACGTCGCCCAGTTCGCCACCAATCCGCGGGCCATCATCTCTTACACCGCCGAGCCGTTCGAGTACGCGCGCGCCTGGCCAGAGGGCGTGCACTTGGTCGGCCCCGGCGTGTGGGAGCCAGATGCCAGTGGCGCCGAGGCGAGCGCCGAGGCAGACAGGCGCCCGCTCGTCCTCGTCACCTGCTCGACCGAATTTCAAAACGATGGGCGCATCATCGAGGCGACGCTGGCGGCGCTCGCCGATGAACCCGTGCGCGTCGTCGCCACCACCGCCTCGCTCGATCCGGCAACCTTTCGCGCGCCGGCCAACGCCCGCGTCGAACGCTTTCTGCCGCACGGCCCGTTGTTGCGCGAAGCGGCAGTCGTCGTTTGCCACGGCGGCATGGGCATCGCGCAAAAAGCGCTCGCGGCCGGCGTGCCACTTTGCGTAATGCCCTTTGGCCGCGATCAGCTCGAGGTGGCGCGACACGTCACGCATGCCGGCGCCGGCACGCGCATCGCTCCCAAGCACGGTGCACCCGTCAAGCTCCGCCGCGCCATTTACGCCGCCATCGAATGCGCACCCGGCGCACGGCGCGTCGCCGAAGGCTTTCGCAAGGCGGGTGGACCAAACGCAGCGGTCGATGTTTTGGAAGCGCTGGCAGCGAAATCCAAGTGA
- a CDS encoding DUF302 domain-containing protein gives MTAPREFAHGHWKQLALTFEAALARLPEALKAEGFGIITEIDMQATLKTKIGVDFRRYRIFGACNPKLAHGALMHDLHVGVLLPCNVVLFETDAGKTMVGAIDPVQTLGAGGQVPALTEVARDVGERLDRVLAAMATPVPLADDSRKGTP, from the coding sequence ATGACCGCACCTCGAGAATTTGCCCATGGCCACTGGAAGCAGCTGGCGTTGACGTTTGAGGCCGCGCTGGCGCGGCTCCCCGAGGCACTCAAGGCCGAAGGCTTTGGCATCATCACCGAAATCGATATGCAGGCGACGCTCAAGACCAAGATCGGCGTCGACTTTCGTCGCTACCGCATCTTTGGCGCGTGCAATCCCAAGCTGGCACACGGCGCCTTGATGCACGACCTCCACGTCGGGGTGCTGCTGCCGTGCAATGTCGTGCTCTTCGAAACCGATGCCGGCAAGACCATGGTGGGCGCGATCGACCCGGTCCAAACGCTCGGCGCGGGCGGCCAAGTGCCAGCACTCACCGAGGTCGCGCGCGACGTCGGCGAGCGGCTCGACCGCGTCTTGGCCGCGATGGCGACGCCGGTGCCCTTAGCCGACGACTCGCGGAAAGGAACCCCTTGA
- a CDS encoding cation:proton antiporter: protein MDAHAFLVALTIVLGVAAVTTVVFQRLGQPVVLGYILAGLIIGPNVPIPLVADPQIIRTLSELGMILLMFSVGLELNLGKLLRLGPTAGLIALLETSLMVWLGFIVGQLFGWSTVESLFAGAIIAISSTTIVAKAFDEQKIAGPLRELVVGVIIVEDLIAIVLMTTLTAIAVGSGLSASQMALTTGKLVLFLVGLVAVGMMLVPRTVRAINRLGRPETTLVASIGFCFGVALLAHKFGYSVALGAFIAGSLIAESGEAHQIEVLVQPVRDMFAAIFFVSVGVMIDPALIAQHWLVVAVLTLVVIGGKIVGVTMGAFITGNSVRTSVQAGMSLAQIGEFSFIIAGLGLTLGATGSFMYPVAVAVSAITTLTTPWLIKASGPFANFVDRKLPRALQTFVSLYGSWVEQLRSRPKEPTRGSEIRRLVLLLAIDLALLAAIAIGTIEGEDAIARLVGNQFGLSASATKIAVVSISLALALPLGAGLARVASRLGILLSETVLPVAAAGQADLAAAPRRALLMTLQLAIVLLTGLPLLAVTQPFLGGFYGPLLFALLLIGLGIAFWRGAANLHGHVRAGSEMIVEAIMMQARRGGVVARAATDAGASDDDLDEVHRLLPGIGEPVSFQLGEDSPAIGQTLAALNLRGITGATVLAITRGEQGLIASTAKEVLRPGDVLALAGSHDAIDAAKAMLSP, encoded by the coding sequence ATGGACGCGCATGCCTTCCTCGTGGCGCTGACTATCGTGCTCGGCGTTGCCGCCGTGACCACGGTGGTCTTTCAGCGGCTGGGGCAGCCGGTCGTGCTCGGTTATATTTTGGCGGGGCTCATCATTGGGCCAAACGTGCCGATTCCGCTGGTGGCGGACCCACAGATCATTCGCACGCTCTCGGAACTCGGCATGATCTTGCTGATGTTTTCGGTGGGCCTCGAATTAAACCTCGGCAAGCTGCTGCGCCTGGGGCCCACGGCCGGCCTCATCGCGCTGCTCGAAACCAGCCTGATGGTGTGGCTGGGCTTTATCGTCGGCCAACTGTTCGGGTGGTCGACCGTAGAAAGCCTGTTTGCCGGCGCCATCATCGCGATTTCCAGCACAACGATCGTGGCCAAGGCCTTTGATGAGCAGAAGATCGCCGGGCCGCTGCGCGAGCTGGTGGTCGGCGTCATCATCGTCGAAGACCTTATCGCCATCGTGCTGATGACCACGCTCACCGCGATTGCGGTGGGCTCGGGGCTGTCGGCGTCGCAGATGGCGCTCACCACGGGCAAGCTGGTGCTGTTTTTGGTTGGGCTGGTCGCGGTGGGCATGATGCTCGTGCCGCGCACCGTGCGGGCGATTAATCGCCTCGGTCGCCCCGAAACCACCTTGGTCGCGAGCATTGGCTTTTGCTTTGGCGTCGCGCTGCTGGCGCACAAGTTTGGTTATTCGGTCGCCTTGGGCGCGTTCATCGCCGGTTCGCTGATTGCGGAGTCAGGTGAGGCGCACCAGATCGAGGTGCTGGTGCAGCCCGTGCGCGACATGTTCGCCGCCATCTTTTTTGTCTCCGTTGGCGTCATGATCGACCCAGCGCTCATCGCGCAGCATTGGCTCGTGGTGGCCGTGCTGACGCTGGTGGTGATTGGCGGCAAGATCGTCGGCGTGACCATGGGCGCGTTTATTACTGGCAACAGCGTGCGCACCTCGGTGCAGGCCGGCATGAGCCTGGCGCAGATCGGCGAATTTTCGTTTATCATCGCCGGGCTGGGCCTGACGCTCGGCGCCACCGGCAGCTTCATGTATCCCGTGGCGGTGGCGGTGTCCGCCATCACCACGCTTACGACGCCGTGGCTGATCAAGGCCTCGGGGCCGTTCGCAAATTTTGTCGATCGCAAGCTGCCGCGCGCGCTGCAAACCTTTGTGTCGCTGTATGGCAGCTGGGTCGAGCAACTGCGCAGCCGACCCAAAGAGCCTACCCGTGGCTCAGAGATTCGCCGCCTAGTGCTCCTGCTTGCAATTGACCTCGCGTTGCTCGCAGCCATCGCGATCGGCACCATCGAGGGTGAAGATGCGATCGCACGCTTGGTTGGCAATCAATTCGGGCTCTCAGCGTCGGCGACGAAGATTGCCGTCGTCAGCATATCGCTAGCCCTGGCATTGCCGCTCGGCGCCGGATTGGCGCGCGTGGCGTCGCGGCTTGGCATTTTGTTGTCGGAGACGGTCTTGCCGGTTGCTGCGGCGGGGCAGGCCGACTTGGCAGCGGCACCACGCCGCGCGCTGCTGATGACCTTGCAACTGGCCATCGTGCTCCTTACCGGCCTGCCGCTCCTGGCGGTGACGCAGCCATTCTTGGGTGGCTTTTATGGCCCGCTGTTGTTTGCCCTTTTGCTGATTGGCCTCGGCATCGCCTTTTGGCGCGGCGCGGCCAATCTTCACGGGCACGTGCGCGCGGGCTCGGAAATGATCGTCGAGGCGATCATGATGCAGGCACGTCGCGGTGGCGTCGTGGCGCGGGCAGCAACGGACGCCGGCGCTAGCGACGATGACTTGGACGAGGTGCACCGCCTGTTGCCGGGCATTGGCGAGCCAGTATCGTTTCAACTCGGTGAGGACAGCCCGGCGATTGGGCAGACCCTGGCTGCGCTTAACCTGCGCGGCATTACCGGCGCCACCGTGTTGGCGATTACGCGCGGCGAGCAAGGCCTGATCGCGTCGACGGCCAAAGAAGTGTTGCGACCTGGCGACGTGCTGGCGCTTGCAGGCAGCCACGACGCCATCGACGCGGCCAAGGCCATGCTGTCGCCGTAA
- a CDS encoding dodecin domain-containing protein has product MSVAKIVEITSSSKVSFEDAIAKGIARANKTIKNIKGAWVQDQKVDIEKGKVTAYRVSLKLTFVLD; this is encoded by the coding sequence ATGAGCGTAGCAAAAATCGTCGAAATCACTTCATCCTCCAAGGTCAGCTTTGAAGACGCGATCGCCAAGGGCATCGCCCGCGCCAACAAGACCATCAAAAATATCAAGGGCGCCTGGGTACAAGACCAAAAGGTCGACATTGAGAAGGGCAAGGTCACGGCCTATCGCGTGTCGCTAAAGCTCACGTTTGTGCTCGACTGA